A region from the Aquimarina sp. ERC-38 genome encodes:
- the ribB gene encoding 3,4-dihydroxy-2-butanone-4-phosphate synthase, with protein sequence MSNIREKIKIELHTIEEAIEDIRKGKVIIVVDDENRENEGDFVAAAEKVTPDMINFMATHGRGLICTPLTEQRCEELKLQMMVANNTDVMETAFTISVDLKGKGVTTGISASDRALTVKALIDKQTKPHELSRPGHIFPLKAKEGGVLRRTGHTEAAIDFARLAGLQPAGVIVEIMNENGTMARLPQLIEVANRFDLKIVSIEDLVAYRMRHDSLIEKKEDFEIVSRFGNFRLRAYLQTTNNQVHIALTKGSWTKDEPILTRINSTLFNNDIVGTLTTNGDERLQAMFKRINEEGKGAIVFINQENQSFNVLNRLKVLKDLQDGTTVAKAPKMEMDVKDFGIGAQILHDLDIHKLKLISNSIQQKRVGMLGYDLEIVEYVKY encoded by the coding sequence ATGTCGAATATCCGGGAAAAAATTAAAATAGAACTGCATACAATTGAAGAAGCAATTGAAGATATTCGCAAGGGTAAAGTAATTATTGTAGTTGATGACGAAAATCGAGAAAATGAAGGGGATTTTGTAGCAGCCGCTGAAAAAGTTACCCCTGATATGATCAACTTTATGGCAACCCACGGACGTGGATTGATTTGTACGCCTCTAACTGAACAGCGTTGTGAAGAATTAAAACTTCAAATGATGGTGGCGAACAATACAGATGTCATGGAAACTGCTTTTACCATCTCAGTAGACTTAAAAGGGAAGGGGGTTACCACAGGGATATCAGCTTCTGACCGGGCGCTAACGGTAAAAGCCTTGATCGACAAGCAAACCAAACCTCACGAACTATCCCGTCCCGGACATATTTTTCCTTTAAAAGCAAAAGAAGGGGGTGTTTTAAGGCGTACCGGTCATACTGAAGCCGCTATTGATTTTGCCCGATTGGCAGGTTTACAACCGGCTGGGGTGATCGTCGAAATTATGAATGAGAATGGAACAATGGCTCGTTTGCCTCAACTCATAGAAGTTGCGAACCGTTTTGACCTTAAAATTGTTTCTATTGAAGATTTAGTGGCATATCGAATGCGACATGATTCCTTAATAGAAAAAAAAGAAGATTTCGAAATTGTAAGCCGTTTCGGGAACTTTAGATTACGAGCATATTTACAAACCACAAATAATCAGGTGCATATAGCCCTTACCAAAGGTAGTTGGACAAAAGATGAACCCATCCTTACCCGGATTAATTCTACTTTATTTAATAATGATATTGTCGGTACCTTAACCACTAATGGAGATGAACGTCTGCAAGCTATGTTCAAACGAATTAATGAAGAAGGAAAAGGAGCCATTGTATTTATCAATCAGGAAAACCAGTCGTTTAATGTACTGAATCGGTTAAAAGTGTTGAAAGATTTACAAGATGGAACAACCGTAGCAAAAGCTCCGAAAATGGAGATGGACGTTAAAGATTTTGGTATTGGTGCACAGATTTTACATGATTTAGATATCCATAAATTAAAATTAATTTCCAATTCCATTCAACAAAAAAGAGTTGGAATGCTTGGATATGATTTAGAGATTGTAGAATATGTAAAGTATTAG
- a CDS encoding NAD(P)H-dependent oxidoreductase has translation MDFIENLQWRYATKNFDPKKVVSKEKIDILIQSFNLTATSYGLQPLQLIIVQNKEKKEALLPASYGQKQVVDASHILVICIERTIDSAYIERHFKLVKSIRNTSDDILNPFKQQLLTSFASKPKEEIQNWAKNQAYLALGNLLAACAVEQIDSCPMEGFIPERYDEILGLEKLDLQSVLALPIGYRAHDDMFAEFKKVRRSVEDTVVWM, from the coding sequence ATGGATTTTATTGAGAATTTACAGTGGAGATATGCAACTAAAAATTTTGATCCAAAAAAAGTGGTCTCCAAAGAAAAAATTGATATTCTTATCCAATCTTTTAATCTTACTGCAACTTCTTACGGTTTACAACCGCTACAATTAATTATTGTTCAAAATAAAGAGAAGAAAGAAGCGCTTTTACCTGCTTCTTACGGACAAAAACAGGTGGTAGATGCATCTCATATCTTAGTAATCTGTATAGAACGTACCATTGACAGTGCATATATTGAACGGCATTTTAAACTCGTAAAATCTATTCGAAACACTTCTGATGATATTTTAAATCCTTTTAAACAACAATTACTTACTTCTTTTGCTTCTAAACCTAAAGAGGAAATACAAAACTGGGCAAAAAATCAGGCGTATTTAGCTTTAGGTAACTTGTTAGCAGCTTGTGCTGTAGAACAAATTGATTCCTGCCCAATGGAAGGCTTTATACCAGAAAGGTATGATGAAATCTTAGGTTTAGAAAAACTAGATCTACAATCCGTACTGGCTCTTCCCATAGGATACCGGGCACATGATGATATGTTTGCTGAATTTAAAAAGGTAAGACGTTCGGTTGAAGATACGGTGGTTTGGATGTAA
- a CDS encoding acyl-CoA thioesterase produces MINSSIEELKANSVTRVFKAVFPSTTNHYETLFGGTALQWMDEVSFICATRFSRKKVVTISTGNIAFEKSIPEGTIVELVAEVVEVGNTSCTVQVTIFKEDMYSYEREIAVTGKFKFVAINNDKKPIPVI; encoded by the coding sequence ATGATAAATTCTTCTATCGAAGAGCTTAAAGCCAACTCTGTAACCCGGGTATTTAAAGCTGTATTTCCCAGTACGACAAATCATTATGAAACTTTGTTTGGAGGAACTGCCTTGCAGTGGATGGATGAAGTATCTTTTATCTGTGCCACCCGTTTTAGTAGAAAAAAAGTCGTTACCATATCTACTGGTAATATTGCTTTTGAAAAATCCATACCGGAAGGTACTATTGTAGAATTAGTAGCAGAAGTTGTGGAAGTAGGAAATACCAGCTGTACCGTACAGGTTACCATTTTTAAAGAGGATATGTACAGTTATGAACGTGAAATTGCCGTTACCGGAAAATTTAAGTTTGTAGCAATCAACAATGACAAAAAACCTATACCTGTCATCTAG
- the nhaC gene encoding Na+/H+ antiporter NhaC, whose product MNQESAANNSNQEELIIKNKELSIWEALLPILALVGMLFYNVGFAFGDDALSGSNQFILIFGAAIAAIVGFYNKVSYKQMMEEVANNIKSTTGALLILLMVGSLAGTWLISGIIPTMIYYGLQILNPTIFLAACVIICAIISIATGSSWTTSATVGIALIGIGDTLGISLGMTAGAVISGAYFGDKMSPLSDTTNLAPAMAGGELFSHIKYMTLTTVPTVVITLIIFIILGFFQNTSGVPQIESQLEAIDGAFTISPWLFIVPVLVIFLIVKKTPPLIALLAGTLLGAIAAIIAQPNIVLAIAGADTLTFNSAYIGVMKAITVDTAVETSSAELNDLFTAGGMAGMLGTIWLIVCAMIFGGVMDAIGALARISETLLHLFDTVFGLFASTVFTCLALNITASDQYLALVVPGRMYAKAYRDKGLAPENLSRTLEDSGTVTSVLIPWNTCGAYQSGVLGVPVVDYGFYAFFNWISPFMTLLFAAFHIKIKQLTVKPVVN is encoded by the coding sequence ATGAATCAGGAATCCGCTGCAAATAATTCTAATCAAGAAGAACTAATTATTAAGAATAAAGAACTTTCTATTTGGGAAGCACTACTTCCTATTTTGGCCTTGGTAGGTATGTTATTCTATAACGTAGGCTTTGCCTTTGGTGACGATGCGTTAAGTGGTAGTAACCAATTTATCCTAATTTTTGGTGCCGCTATTGCCGCTATTGTTGGTTTTTATAATAAAGTGTCCTACAAACAGATGATGGAAGAAGTTGCCAATAATATCAAATCAACTACTGGGGCACTACTTATTTTATTAATGGTAGGTTCTCTTGCTGGAACCTGGCTCATCAGTGGTATTATTCCAACCATGATTTACTACGGATTACAAATTTTAAATCCTACTATCTTTCTGGCTGCCTGTGTAATCATTTGTGCTATAATTTCTATTGCTACCGGAAGCTCCTGGACTACTTCGGCAACGGTGGGTATTGCTTTAATTGGCATTGGGGATACCTTGGGAATATCTTTGGGAATGACGGCCGGAGCGGTGATTTCCGGGGCATACTTTGGAGATAAGATGTCCCCGTTGTCGGATACCACTAACTTGGCTCCGGCAATGGCAGGGGGAGAATTATTTTCACATATCAAGTATATGACCTTAACTACAGTACCAACCGTAGTTATTACTTTGATCATTTTTATCATACTCGGTTTTTTTCAAAACACTTCGGGCGTGCCTCAAATTGAAAGCCAATTAGAAGCAATTGATGGAGCCTTTACCATTTCACCCTGGTTGTTTATAGTTCCGGTTTTAGTTATCTTTTTAATTGTAAAAAAAACACCTCCGCTCATCGCTCTGCTTGCCGGTACATTATTAGGTGCTATTGCTGCTATTATTGCACAACCTAATATCGTTCTTGCTATTGCCGGAGCAGATACCTTAACTTTTAATTCGGCATATATTGGGGTAATGAAAGCTATTACGGTGGATACCGCAGTGGAAACCAGTAGTGCGGAATTAAATGATTTATTTACCGCTGGAGGTATGGCGGGTATGCTAGGAACCATCTGGTTAATCGTATGTGCAATGATCTTTGGTGGAGTTATGGATGCTATCGGCGCTTTAGCCCGAATTAGTGAAACACTTCTCCATTTATTTGATACGGTGTTCGGGTTATTTGCCAGTACCGTATTTACCTGTCTTGCCTTAAATATTACGGCTTCTGATCAGTATCTGGCGCTGGTCGTTCCAGGCAGAATGTACGCTAAAGCCTATCGCGATAAAGGCCTCGCCCCTGAAAATTTAAGCAGAACCCTGGAAGATTCCGGAACTGTTACCTCCGTATTAATTCCCTGGAATACTTGTGGCGCCTATCAAAGTGGCGTACTGGGAGTACCCGTGGTAGATTATGGATTTTATGCGTTCTTTAATTGGATAAGTCCTTTTATGACCTTATTATTTGCAGCGTTTCATATTAAAATCAAACAATTAACAGTTAAACCAGTGGTTAACTAG
- a CDS encoding CPBP family intramembrane glutamic endopeptidase has product MNNSLPAYLELIGLFILLPVSFLWSYPIYIKMVLVIIGLLYIIIRLKRAGAIHFDKTVLNQNAPFWKRLGIQLLLLIIITTVYVYIEAPDKLFSVPLKKPGLWLVILAVYTFLSVWPQEVIYRTYFFKRFEVIFKNKWVLILVNGLLFSLAHIFFKNVLVLVLTFIGGILFAYTYFTTRSTLLVSIEHAIYGNWLFTVGMGEMLAFPGAE; this is encoded by the coding sequence ATGAATAACTCTTTACCAGCCTATTTGGAACTTATTGGCTTATTTATTTTACTTCCGGTAAGCTTTCTATGGTCTTATCCTATTTATATAAAAATGGTACTTGTCATCATTGGATTATTATATATCATTATACGATTAAAAAGAGCAGGTGCCATACATTTTGATAAAACGGTTTTAAATCAAAACGCTCCATTTTGGAAGCGATTAGGTATACAACTACTTCTATTAATAATAATCACTACCGTATACGTATATATAGAGGCACCGGATAAACTTTTTTCAGTTCCTTTAAAAAAACCGGGCTTATGGTTGGTTATTTTGGCGGTGTATACCTTTCTATCCGTTTGGCCACAAGAAGTGATCTACCGCACTTATTTCTTTAAACGTTTTGAAGTTATTTTTAAAAATAAATGGGTACTTATCCTAGTCAACGGATTGCTTTTTTCATTAGCGCATATCTTCTTTAAGAATGTACTGGTGCTCGTATTGACTTTTATCGGAGGAATTTTATTTGCCTATACCTATTTTACGACCAGATCTACCTTGTTGGTAAGTATTGAACATGCTATCTACGGAAACTGGTTGTTTACCGTGGGAATGGGGGAGATGCTGGCTTTTCCAGGGGCAGAATGA
- a CDS encoding non-canonical purine NTP diphosphatase encodes MNRLVFATHNDNKVKEVKAILPPEIDLVSLTDIECHEDIPETASTLEGNALLKATFVKEKYNLDCFADDTGLEIEALDNEPGVYSARYAGPERNAHLNMDLVLHKLQSHPNRKARFVTSIVLLHQGKQYTFTGICNGKITQKKSGTQGFGYDPIFQPEGYDKTFAELSIEEKNKISHRGKAFTQLIEFIKNTIS; translated from the coding sequence ATGAATAGATTAGTTTTTGCCACACATAATGACAATAAAGTAAAAGAAGTAAAAGCCATACTTCCTCCGGAAATTGATTTGGTAAGCCTGACTGATATCGAATGTCATGAAGATATCCCGGAAACTGCTTCAACTTTAGAAGGGAACGCTTTACTAAAAGCTACTTTTGTTAAAGAAAAATACAATCTGGACTGTTTTGCGGATGATACCGGACTTGAAATCGAAGCTTTGGATAACGAACCCGGGGTTTATTCGGCTCGATATGCCGGACCCGAACGTAACGCTCACTTAAATATGGATTTAGTTCTTCATAAATTGCAGAGTCATCCTAATCGAAAGGCACGGTTTGTCACCAGTATTGTTTTATTACATCAAGGAAAACAATATACCTTTACGGGGATTTGTAATGGAAAAATCACCCAAAAGAAAAGTGGTACCCAGGGATTTGGTTACGATCCTATTTTTCAGCCTGAAGGCTACGATAAAACTTTCGCTGAACTGAGCATAGAGGAAAAAAATAAAATAAGTCACAGGGGTAAAGCCTTTACACAATTGATTGAATTTATAAAAAACACCATTTCATAA
- a CDS encoding KdsC family phosphatase, which translates to MEKSYKEYLKHITTFIFDVDGVLTDGRVTIDSHGELLRTMNVKDGYAMKTALLQGYNLCIISGGTNEGVRNRLAALGITDIFLGAHHKIHQFKEYVEKYTIQPENVLYMGDDIPDIPVMKKVGLPTCPQDAVAEVREVSNYISFKNGGDGAVRDVIEQVLKVQGKWMRDFDAKKA; encoded by the coding sequence ATGGAGAAAAGTTATAAAGAATATTTAAAGCATATTACCACCTTTATCTTTGATGTAGATGGTGTGTTAACTGATGGAAGGGTTACTATTGACAGTCATGGCGAATTATTACGCACCATGAATGTTAAAGATGGTTATGCTATGAAAACTGCTCTTTTACAGGGATATAACCTGTGTATTATTTCCGGCGGAACTAATGAAGGAGTTCGGAACCGCCTTGCTGCTTTGGGTATTACGGACATTTTTTTAGGAGCCCACCATAAAATACATCAGTTTAAGGAATATGTGGAAAAGTATACTATTCAGCCGGAAAACGTATTGTACATGGGTGATGATATTCCGGACATTCCGGTCATGAAAAAAGTAGGTTTGCCTACCTGTCCGCAGGACGCTGTGGCAGAAGTACGAGAAGTATCTAATTATATTTCTTTTAAAAATGGCGGAGACGGGGCAGTTCGCGATGTCATTGAACAGGTTTTAAAAGTTCAGGGAAAGTGGATGCGGGACTTTGATGCAAAAAAAGCCTAA
- a CDS encoding Rossmann-like and DUF2520 domain-containing protein yields the protein MIRISILGAGPVARFFYRELEQLPKVEIIQCYNRKGRQLHEAQNQNTIISNTNQLKEADLYLIAVADRAIEEVAGQIPFKEVGTVHTSGATDIDILKEQPNRGVWYPLQTFSSEATVEASEIPFCLEASNTSLFQLLKKLSLQISPRVYHLSSAQRKQLHIAAVFSNNFVNHLMTISHDICEEHQVPYELLIPLIKKTMQNGLKTLSGTSQTGPAIRKDNKTIENHLKLLPSHQQLIYRILTEAIQNYYGEKL from the coding sequence ATGATACGGATATCCATATTAGGAGCGGGACCGGTTGCCCGTTTTTTTTACCGCGAATTAGAACAACTTCCTAAGGTAGAAATTATACAATGTTATAACCGAAAAGGAAGACAACTACACGAAGCACAAAACCAAAATACCATTATATCCAATACTAATCAATTGAAAGAAGCAGACCTGTATCTCATTGCCGTAGCAGATCGGGCAATTGAAGAGGTTGCTGGTCAAATTCCTTTTAAAGAAGTAGGTACGGTACATACCTCAGGTGCGACGGATATAGATATATTAAAAGAACAACCTAATCGGGGTGTTTGGTACCCGTTGCAAACTTTTTCTTCGGAAGCAACTGTAGAGGCAAGCGAAATTCCCTTTTGTTTAGAAGCTTCAAATACTTCATTATTTCAACTTTTAAAAAAACTTAGTTTACAAATTTCACCAAGGGTTTATCATTTGTCTTCCGCACAGCGAAAACAGCTTCATATTGCTGCAGTATTTAGTAACAATTTTGTAAATCACCTGATGACTATCAGCCATGATATTTGTGAAGAACATCAGGTACCGTATGAATTACTGATTCCGCTAATTAAAAAAACCATGCAGAATGGGTTGAAGACTTTGTCCGGCACTTCACAAACCGGTCCTGCTATCAGAAAAGACAATAAAACTATAGAAAATCATTTGAAGCTATTACCTTCGCACCAGCAATTGATTTATAGAATACTTACGGAAGCCATTCAGAATTATTATGGAGAAAAGTTATAA
- the ccsA gene encoding cytochrome c biogenesis protein codes for MQKKLARILFSTRLMALLFIIFAISMGVGTFIEDGYGTPAARIWIYNTWWFEAIMVFFLLNFCGNIVRFQLYKKEKWATLLLHLSFILIIVGAFVTRYISYEGVMPIREGETTSQFLSEKTYLTVFLDGEINGEAKRRVVEKPLELSAATDNDFVLETDYNQQPVTISYIDYIEGAELALVEDENGDQYLKIVEAGDGQRHDHFIKEGEVSNIHNILVSFNNQTKGAINIVYKDDQYFIESPFEGTFMRMADQQRGTLVKDSIQPLMLRSLYQTGGMQFVIPDPVTRGIYDVISTEIKDQNQQNALIVNVETNGTSKVVKLLGGKGFANDMEKISLGGLEMYLTFGSKKLELPFALKLNDFIAEKYPGTTDVYKSYKSKVEIVEEGKTEPYDIYMNHVLDHQGYRFFQASFQPDEKGTVLSVSHDYWGTMITYAGYMLLYLGMILILFTRGSRFKDLDVMLNKIKAKKQALTLLLLSFGLTVSAQNDTIPPSSVPATTSIHTDHTQTLPGKRQLDSIIKANVVPKEHAEKFGSLVIQDERGRMKPVNTFSSELLRKLSKKDSYEGLTADQVFVSMIQNPFLWYSVPIIELKRENDSIRKILGVPSTDKTVSLIDLMNPDGSYKLAPYLERASKTNTPSNFEKDYLKTHEKFYLLNQALSGGILKVFPVPGDASNKWVSVPELNEHQFSGMDSVYTRQIIPIYRQALAEAKTSGDYSKPDQYVESIKSFQKKFGSEVLPTDQKIQAEIALNKYDIFKNLYRFYGVAGLLLLIVVIVRIFKDTKVVKGLVYAMLSLVILLFMLHTSGLIIRWYVSGHAPWSDAYESMIYVAWATVALGLAFGRKSHLTVAATAFVAAIILFFAHENWTDPAIANLQPVLDSYWVLIHVSIIVGSYGPFFVGAILGVLALLLMILTTTSNKKKMDLNIKELTVINEMALTIGLVMLTIGNFLGGMWANESWGRYWGWDPKETWALISIMVYAFVIHMRLVPGLRGRWFFNLMSVAAVGSILMTYFGVNFYLKGLHSYASGDQVVTPSSVYYSVVVLAILGTVSYWRYTKYYKKS; via the coding sequence ATGCAAAAGAAATTAGCGAGAATCCTTTTTTCAACCCGCCTTATGGCACTTTTGTTTATCATCTTTGCAATTTCGATGGGGGTAGGCACCTTTATAGAAGACGGATATGGCACTCCGGCTGCCCGAATTTGGATTTATAACACCTGGTGGTTTGAAGCTATTATGGTTTTTTTCTTACTTAATTTTTGTGGTAATATCGTACGTTTTCAATTATATAAAAAAGAGAAATGGGCTACTTTATTATTACACCTTTCCTTTATACTTATTATCGTAGGGGCGTTTGTTACCCGGTATATTAGTTATGAAGGGGTAATGCCCATACGAGAAGGGGAAACTACATCACAATTTTTATCCGAAAAAACCTATTTGACGGTATTTTTAGATGGCGAAATCAACGGCGAAGCTAAAAGAAGGGTAGTTGAGAAACCCTTAGAACTTTCGGCTGCGACCGATAATGATTTTGTCTTAGAGACAGATTACAATCAACAACCAGTTACTATCTCCTATATTGACTATATTGAAGGAGCAGAATTAGCACTAGTAGAAGATGAAAACGGGGATCAATATTTGAAAATTGTAGAAGCGGGGGACGGGCAACGCCACGATCATTTTATTAAAGAAGGGGAAGTTTCAAATATTCATAACATCCTGGTCTCTTTTAATAATCAGACAAAAGGGGCGATTAATATTGTATATAAAGATGATCAGTATTTTATAGAATCCCCCTTTGAAGGAACTTTTATGCGAATGGCAGACCAGCAGCGGGGTACTCTGGTAAAAGATAGTATTCAACCGCTAATGCTCCGGTCTTTATATCAAACCGGGGGGATGCAATTTGTAATCCCGGATCCAGTCACCCGCGGTATTTATGATGTGATTTCTACCGAAATTAAAGATCAAAATCAGCAGAATGCACTTATTGTAAATGTGGAGACAAACGGAACATCTAAAGTTGTTAAACTACTAGGAGGTAAAGGTTTTGCCAATGATATGGAAAAAATAAGCCTGGGCGGACTAGAGATGTACCTAACTTTTGGTTCTAAAAAATTAGAATTGCCCTTTGCGCTAAAACTAAATGATTTTATCGCTGAAAAATATCCGGGTACAACGGATGTTTATAAATCCTATAAAAGTAAAGTTGAAATTGTAGAAGAAGGTAAAACTGAACCCTATGACATTTATATGAACCATGTGTTAGATCATCAGGGATATCGTTTTTTTCAGGCTTCTTTTCAACCGGATGAAAAGGGTACGGTATTATCAGTAAGCCATGATTATTGGGGCACTATGATTACCTACGCTGGTTATATGTTGCTATATTTAGGGATGATTTTGATCCTATTTACCAGGGGTTCACGGTTTAAAGACCTGGATGTTATGTTAAATAAAATAAAGGCAAAAAAGCAGGCCTTAACTTTATTACTTTTATCTTTTGGACTTACGGTTTCGGCTCAAAATGATACTATTCCTCCGTCAAGCGTTCCTGCAACTACTTCGATACATACGGATCATACTCAAACCCTCCCTGGAAAAAGACAACTTGATTCTATCATCAAAGCTAATGTGGTGCCAAAAGAACATGCTGAAAAATTTGGTAGCCTTGTGATCCAGGATGAACGCGGAAGAATGAAACCGGTAAATACTTTTTCTTCGGAATTATTACGGAAATTGAGTAAAAAAGATTCGTATGAAGGATTAACCGCCGATCAGGTTTTTGTTTCGATGATTCAGAACCCGTTTTTGTGGTATAGCGTACCTATTATAGAGCTAAAAAGGGAGAATGATAGTATTCGTAAAATCTTAGGAGTTCCTTCTACGGATAAAACGGTTTCCCTGATTGATTTGATGAACCCGGACGGATCGTATAAGTTAGCTCCTTACCTGGAACGTGCCAGTAAAACCAATACTCCTAGTAACTTTGAAAAGGACTATTTAAAGACGCATGAAAAGTTTTATTTATTGAATCAGGCGTTAAGCGGAGGGATTTTAAAAGTTTTCCCGGTTCCCGGGGATGCTAGTAACAAATGGGTATCAGTTCCTGAATTAAACGAACATCAATTTTCAGGAATGGATTCGGTATACACCCGGCAAATTATTCCTATTTATCGGCAAGCATTGGCAGAGGCTAAAACTTCCGGGGATTATAGTAAACCGGATCAATATGTAGAAAGTATAAAAAGTTTTCAAAAGAAATTCGGTAGCGAAGTCTTACCTACGGATCAAAAGATACAAGCGGAGATTGCTTTAAATAAATACGATATTTTTAAAAACCTTTATCGATTTTATGGAGTTGCAGGATTACTGCTTTTGATTGTGGTGATCGTTCGTATTTTTAAGGATACTAAGGTGGTAAAAGGCCTGGTTTACGCCATGTTAAGCCTGGTGATCCTTTTATTTATGTTACATACTTCAGGATTAATTATCCGGTGGTATGTATCAGGACATGCTCCATGGAGTGATGCTTATGAATCTATGATCTATGTAGCCTGGGCAACGGTAGCTTTAGGTCTAGCCTTCGGGCGAAAAAGTCATTTAACGGTTGCGGCAACGGCTTTTGTTGCCGCTATCATCTTGTTCTTTGCTCATGAAAACTGGACGGACCCGGCAATAGCTAATTTGCAACCGGTACTGGATTCTTATTGGGTATTAATTCATGTATCTATTATTGTAGGGAGTTACGGACCTTTCTTTGTAGGGGCTATTTTAGGCGTTTTAGCTTTACTTTTAATGATTTTGACCACTACTTCTAATAAGAAAAAAATGGATTTAAACATTAAGGAATTAACGGTCATAAACGAAATGGCGCTAACTATTGGTTTAGTAATGCTGACCATTGGAAACTTTTTAGGAGGAATGTGGGCAAACGAAAGTTGGGGTCGGTACTGGGGTTGGGACCCAAAAGAAACCTGGGCGTTGATCAGTATTATGGTATACGCGTTTGTTATTCATATGCGATTAGTGCCCGGACTTCGCGGACGATGGTTTTTCAACTTAATGTCCGTAGCCGCGGTGGGATCAATTCTTATGACTTATTTTGGGGTGAATTTTTATTTAAAAGGATTGCACTCTTATGCCAGTGGAGACCAGGTAGTCACTCCATCTTCGGTATATTATAGTGTGGTGGTATTAGCTATTCTAGGTACAGTTTCTTATTGGAGATACACTAAGTATTATAAGAAAAGCTGA
- a CDS encoding tyrosine-type recombinase/integrase, giving the protein MNNKKLKVAVEVAVSQFAAKFRLVNKDQFQDMPLFKKARFVHSEGTTKGSYILFYVWDVQKGDLTRKRLAIPQQYKTLEQQKAFAKVRCKQIDRLLKEGYHIDRNKQKLQQQDSADNSSNQTIKEPVKLKERVTIDKAITSLVAIRIAKKYSENGINTYRKELKAFLKWGQVKKKPLKFIDDITFSIIQDYQLYILTELKNESKTHNNKIGVISAFYSDCIKQEWIDKENNPFEKVDELPTNYGTKNKPYTNDQIKEIKEYVLQTNPYLWNFIAFIYYSFLRPNELKALKVSDIDLKNNIIKVWVEGTKGKRCDVLPIAPALREVILKMNIDQYPGNYFLFGSKKEPSFEKLGKNYITKNYLRVKKHFGIDENKDYTIYGFKHTACVNWYKAEKDIVKIQKMCRHKSVTMTERYLKSLGLLEEENAVALLPEI; this is encoded by the coding sequence ATGAATAATAAGAAGCTAAAGGTGGCAGTTGAAGTGGCAGTAAGCCAGTTCGCTGCTAAATTTAGATTAGTAAATAAAGATCAATTTCAGGATATGCCCCTATTCAAGAAAGCGAGATTTGTTCACTCTGAAGGAACTACAAAAGGAAGTTACATTCTATTCTACGTTTGGGATGTTCAAAAAGGTGATCTTACCCGCAAGCGTTTAGCAATTCCGCAACAGTACAAAACATTAGAACAGCAAAAGGCTTTTGCTAAAGTTCGTTGTAAACAAATAGATAGACTTCTAAAAGAAGGGTATCATATTGATCGAAACAAACAAAAGCTACAACAGCAGGATTCAGCAGATAATTCCTCAAATCAAACGATTAAAGAACCTGTAAAATTAAAAGAACGTGTTACTATAGATAAAGCTATCACATCATTAGTAGCTATAAGAATTGCTAAAAAGTATAGTGAAAACGGTATCAATACTTATAGAAAAGAATTGAAAGCTTTTCTTAAGTGGGGTCAGGTTAAAAAGAAACCTTTGAAATTTATCGATGATATTACCTTTTCCATTATACAAGATTATCAATTATACATATTAACAGAACTTAAAAATGAATCTAAAACTCATAATAATAAAATAGGAGTAATCAGCGCATTTTATAGTGATTGTATTAAACAGGAATGGATTGATAAAGAAAACAATCCATTTGAAAAGGTCGATGAATTACCAACAAATTACGGTACAAAAAATAAACCTTATACCAACGATCAGATAAAAGAAATAAAGGAGTATGTTTTACAAACAAACCCTTATCTATGGAATTTCATTGCATTTATTTATTACTCCTTTCTACGTCCCAATGAACTTAAGGCTTTAAAGGTTTCTGATATTGACCTTAAAAATAATATCATTAAAGTTTGGGTTGAAGGAACAAAAGGCAAAAGATGTGATGTATTACCTATAGCACCCGCTTTACGCGAGGTCATTTTAAAAATGAATATAGATCAGTACCCAGGTAACTATTTTCTATTTGGAAGTAAAAAAGAGCCTTCATTTGAAAAGCTAGGAAAAAATTATATTACTAAAAACTATTTAAGAGTAAAAAAACATTTTGGTATAGACGAAAATAAAGATTATACTATTTATGGTTTTAAACATACGGCTTGTGTAAATTGGTATAAAGCTGAAAAAGATATTGTTAAGATTCAAAAGATGTGTAGGCATAAGAGTGTAACTATGACTGAACGTTATCTCAAGTCTCTAGGTTTATTAGAAGAAGAAAATGCAGTGGCACTTTTACCAGAAATTTAA